The Burkholderia mayonis genome window below encodes:
- the gap gene encoding type I glyceraldehyde-3-phosphate dehydrogenase, whose protein sequence is MTIRVAINGYGRIGRNTLRAFYENGKKHDLEIVAINDLGDAKTNAHLTQYDTAHGKFPGEVKVDGDYLVVNGDKIRVLANRNPAELPWGELGVDVVMECTGFFTTKEKASAHLKGGAKKVIISAPGGKDVDATIVYGVNHDVLKAEHTVISNASCTTNCLAPLVKPLNDKIGLETGLMTTIHAYTNDQVLTDVYHEDLRRARSATHSQIPTKTGAAAAVGLVLPELNGKLDGYAIRVPTINVSIVDLSFIAKRDTTVEEVNAIMKEASEGALKGILGYNDAPLVSIDFNHNPASSTFDATLTKVSGRLVKVSSWYDNEWGFSNRMLDTAIALANAK, encoded by the coding sequence ATGACGATTCGCGTTGCAATCAACGGTTACGGCCGCATCGGCCGCAACACGCTGCGCGCTTTCTACGAAAACGGCAAGAAGCACGATCTCGAGATCGTTGCGATCAACGATCTGGGCGACGCGAAGACCAACGCGCACCTGACGCAGTACGACACGGCGCATGGCAAGTTCCCGGGCGAAGTGAAGGTCGACGGCGACTACCTCGTCGTCAACGGCGACAAGATCCGCGTGCTCGCGAACCGCAATCCGGCCGAGCTGCCGTGGGGCGAGCTGGGCGTCGACGTCGTGATGGAATGCACGGGCTTCTTCACGACGAAGGAAAAGGCGAGCGCGCACCTGAAGGGCGGCGCGAAGAAGGTGATCATCTCGGCGCCGGGCGGCAAGGACGTCGACGCGACGATCGTCTACGGCGTGAACCACGACGTGCTGAAAGCCGAGCACACGGTGATCTCGAACGCATCGTGCACGACGAACTGCCTGGCTCCGCTCGTCAAGCCGCTGAACGACAAGATCGGCCTCGAAACCGGTCTGATGACGACGATCCACGCGTACACGAACGACCAGGTGCTGACGGACGTCTATCACGAAGACCTGCGCCGCGCGCGCTCGGCGACGCACAGCCAGATCCCGACGAAGACGGGGGCGGCCGCCGCCGTCGGCCTCGTGCTGCCGGAACTGAACGGCAAGCTCGACGGCTACGCGATCCGCGTCCCGACCATCAACGTGTCGATCGTCGACCTGTCGTTCATCGCGAAGCGCGACACGACGGTCGAGGAAGTCAACGCGATCATGAAGGAAGCGTCGGAAGGCGCGCTGAAGGGCATCCTCGGCTACAACGATGCGCCGCTGGTCTCGATCGACTTCAACCACAACCCGGCTTCGTCGACGTTCGACGCGACGCTGACGAAGGTGTCGGGCCGTCTCGTCAAGGTGTCGAGCTGGTACGACAACGAGTGGGGCTTCTCGAACCGCATGCTGGATACGGCGATCGCACTCGCGAACGCGAAGTAA
- a CDS encoding 16S rRNA (uracil(1498)-N(3))-methyltransferase: MTASTSAIPRFFVDAELQSDATLALPADVARHVQVLRLATGDAITLFNGAGGQYRAEVVELDKRAALVRIGAFALADVEAPYRITLAQGIAGGDKMDWLIEKAVELGAAAIAPLSTARGVVRLSGERAQKRIAHWQGVVRASCEQCGRNRVPNVAPVRDFHTWLAALPAAPAPDELRLMLSPRASVGFADLPGAPPAGGVTLLIGPEGGLAPDEEEAARERGFASILLGPRVLRTETAGIAMLAALAARWGGW, from the coding sequence ATGACGGCCAGCACGTCCGCCATTCCGCGCTTTTTCGTCGACGCCGAGTTGCAAAGCGACGCGACGCTCGCGCTGCCCGCCGACGTCGCGCGGCACGTCCAGGTGTTGCGCCTCGCGACGGGCGATGCGATCACGCTCTTCAACGGCGCGGGCGGCCAGTACCGGGCGGAAGTCGTCGAGCTCGACAAGCGCGCGGCGCTGGTGCGCATCGGCGCGTTCGCGCTCGCCGACGTCGAGGCGCCGTACCGGATCACGCTCGCGCAGGGCATCGCGGGCGGCGACAAGATGGATTGGCTGATCGAGAAGGCGGTCGAGCTCGGCGCGGCGGCGATCGCGCCGCTGTCGACCGCGCGTGGCGTCGTGCGCCTGTCCGGCGAGCGCGCGCAAAAGCGCATCGCGCATTGGCAGGGCGTCGTGCGCGCGTCGTGCGAGCAATGCGGACGCAATCGCGTGCCGAACGTCGCGCCCGTCCGCGATTTCCACACGTGGCTCGCCGCCCTGCCCGCCGCGCCGGCGCCCGACGAGCTGCGCCTGATGCTGTCGCCGCGCGCGAGCGTCGGCTTCGCCGATCTGCCGGGCGCGCCGCCTGCGGGCGGCGTCACGCTGCTGATCGGCCCGGAGGGCGGACTCGCGCCGGACGAAGAGGAGGCCGCGCGCGAGCGCGGCTTCGCGTCGATCCTGCTCGGCCCGCGCGTGCTGCGCACCGAAACGGCCGGGATCGCGATGCTCGCCGCGCTCGCCGCGCGCTGGGGCGGGTGGTGA
- the tkt gene encoding transketolase codes for MPPVPRFLDSFSGLDMTTSSPAPTTLMANAIRALAMDAVQQANSGHPGMPMGMAEIGVALWSRHLKHNPANPHWADRDRFVLSNGHGSMLLYALLHLTGYALPIEELKNFRQLHSKTPGHPEYGITPGVETTTGPLGQGLANAVGMALGEALMAAEFNRDDAKIVDHHTYVFLGDGCLMEGISHEACSLAGTLKLNKLIALYDDNGISIDGDVVNWFRDDTPKRFEAYGWNVIPDVHGHDVDAIDAAIAEAKQSDKPTLICCKTRIGNGAATKAGGHDVHGAPLGAEEIAKTREALGWKWAPFVIPQEVYAAWDAKEAGKRSEGDWDAAFAQYRAKYPQEAAEFERRMAGKLPADWTAKAAAIVAGANERAETVATRKASQQTIEGLAAVLPELLGGSADLTGSNLTNWKASQAVRANQDGPGVAWGNHINYGVREFGMSAAINGLVLHGGHKPFGGTFLTFSDYSRNALRVAALMKAPSIFVFTHDSIGLGEDGPTHQSVEHVASLRLIPNLDVWRPADTVETAVAWTHAVSHQNPSCLIFSRQNLAFNARTDAQIANVGKGGYVLRDWNEEIVARKIILIATGSEVELAMKAVEPLAQQGIAARVVSMPSTTVFDRQDAEYRERVLPHGVRRVAIEAGVTGFWRKYVGLEGGVVGIDTFGESAPAGVLFKHFGFTVEHVVETAKAVLA; via the coding sequence ATGCCGCCCGTGCCCCGTTTTCTCGACTCGTTCTCCGGACTCGACATGACGACTTCGTCTCCCGCTCCCACCACTTTGATGGCCAACGCGATCCGTGCGCTCGCGATGGACGCCGTTCAGCAAGCGAACTCCGGCCACCCCGGCATGCCGATGGGCATGGCCGAGATCGGCGTCGCGCTTTGGTCGCGCCATCTGAAACACAATCCGGCGAACCCGCACTGGGCCGACCGCGACCGCTTCGTGCTGTCGAACGGCCACGGCTCGATGCTGCTGTACGCGCTCCTGCACCTGACGGGCTACGCGCTGCCGATCGAGGAGCTCAAGAACTTTCGCCAACTGCACTCGAAGACGCCGGGCCACCCGGAATACGGGATCACGCCGGGCGTCGAGACGACGACAGGCCCGCTCGGCCAGGGGCTTGCGAACGCGGTCGGCATGGCGCTCGGCGAGGCGCTGATGGCGGCCGAATTCAATCGCGACGACGCGAAGATCGTCGATCACCACACGTACGTATTCCTCGGCGACGGTTGCCTGATGGAAGGCATCTCGCACGAAGCCTGCTCGCTTGCCGGCACGCTGAAGCTGAACAAGCTGATTGCGCTGTACGACGACAACGGGATCTCGATCGACGGCGACGTCGTCAACTGGTTCCGCGACGACACGCCGAAGCGCTTCGAGGCATACGGCTGGAACGTGATTCCGGACGTGCACGGCCATGACGTCGACGCGATCGACGCGGCGATCGCGGAGGCGAAGCAATCGGACAAGCCGACCCTCATCTGCTGCAAGACGCGCATCGGCAACGGCGCGGCGACGAAGGCGGGCGGTCACGACGTGCACGGCGCGCCGCTCGGTGCGGAGGAAATCGCGAAGACGCGCGAGGCGCTCGGCTGGAAGTGGGCGCCGTTCGTGATTCCGCAGGAAGTCTACGCGGCGTGGGACGCGAAGGAAGCGGGCAAGCGCAGCGAAGGCGACTGGGACGCGGCGTTCGCGCAGTATCGCGCGAAGTACCCGCAGGAAGCGGCCGAATTCGAGCGCCGGATGGCGGGCAAGCTGCCCGCCGACTGGACGGCGAAGGCTGCGGCGATCGTCGCCGGTGCGAACGAACGCGCCGAGACGGTCGCGACGCGCAAGGCGTCGCAGCAGACGATCGAAGGGCTCGCGGCCGTGCTGCCCGAGCTGCTCGGTGGCTCGGCCGACCTGACGGGCTCGAACCTCACGAACTGGAAGGCGTCGCAAGCGGTGCGCGCGAACCAGGACGGCCCGGGCGTCGCGTGGGGCAACCACATCAACTACGGCGTGCGCGAGTTCGGCATGAGCGCCGCGATTAACGGCCTCGTGCTGCACGGCGGCCACAAGCCGTTCGGCGGCACGTTCCTGACGTTCTCCGACTACAGCCGCAACGCGCTGCGCGTCGCCGCGCTGATGAAGGCGCCGTCGATCTTCGTGTTCACGCACGATTCGATCGGCCTCGGCGAAGACGGCCCGACGCACCAGTCGGTCGAGCATGTCGCGAGCCTGCGCCTGATCCCGAACCTCGACGTCTGGCGTCCGGCCGATACGGTCGAGACGGCCGTCGCGTGGACCCACGCGGTGTCGCACCAGAACCCGTCGTGCCTGATTTTCAGCCGCCAGAACCTGGCGTTCAACGCGCGCACCGACGCGCAGATCGCGAACGTCGGGAAAGGCGGCTACGTGCTGCGCGACTGGAACGAAGAGATCGTCGCGCGCAAGATCATCCTGATCGCGACGGGCTCCGAAGTCGAGCTCGCGATGAAGGCGGTCGAGCCGCTCGCGCAGCAGGGGATCGCCGCGCGCGTCGTGTCGATGCCGTCGACGACCGTGTTCGACCGGCAGGACGCCGAATACCGCGAGCGCGTGCTGCCGCATGGCGTGCGCCGCGTCGCGATCGAAGCGGGCGTCACCGGATTCTGGCGCAAGTACGTGGGCCTCGAGGGCGGCGTGGTCGGCATCGACACGTTCGGCGAGTCGGCTCCGGCTGGCGTGTTGTTCAAGCATTTCGGCTTCACCGTCGAGCACGTGGTCGAAACGGCGAAGGCGGTGCTCGCGTAA
- a CDS encoding barstar family protein, which yields MSDNIYAHETTAAADLFAAGGGNLFQRVMQMRMAAHAGGAPDGAASPGLSSIEEPMSLFTTVRPNLVQSIRAFRVQDLADEANQLGQHFLYAYCGNAQSKQEVLETIATSFLFPKHFGKNYDALYDCLTDLVHKAGTQPGFVIVLEALPIAHKFDKEGRETLLDVFREAAEFWAERKVAFRVFYSFA from the coding sequence ATGAGCGACAACATCTACGCGCACGAGACGACGGCTGCGGCGGATCTTTTCGCGGCCGGCGGCGGTAACCTGTTTCAGCGCGTCATGCAGATGCGCATGGCGGCGCACGCCGGCGGAGCGCCTGACGGCGCGGCCAGCCCCGGGCTTTCATCCATCGAGGAGCCTATGAGCCTTTTTACGACCGTGCGACCGAATCTCGTGCAGTCGATCCGTGCATTTCGCGTGCAGGATCTCGCTGACGAAGCGAATCAGCTCGGCCAGCATTTCCTGTATGCGTACTGCGGGAATGCCCAATCGAAGCAGGAAGTGCTGGAAACGATCGCGACATCGTTCCTGTTCCCGAAGCACTTCGGCAAGAACTACGACGCGCTGTACGACTGCCTGACAGACCTCGTCCACAAGGCGGGCACGCAGCCGGGTTTCGTGATCGTGCTCGAAGCGCTGCCGATCGCGCACAAGTTCGACAAGGAGGGGCGCGAGACGCTGCTCGACGTGTTCCGCGAGGCGGCGGAATTCTGGGCCGAGCGCAAGGTCGCGTTCCGCGTCTTTTACTCGTTCGCCTGA
- a CDS encoding FadR/GntR family transcriptional regulator — MKNVPHTVTDAAIATIRDRIESGFYPVGSLLPAQRQLSEELEISRASLREALSTLEALGMLRIRPGKGVYVESAQANAVHAWRFAEQSSLPDTYQMRYALEGFAARMAALAVSEQDLAWFEENVAALQEALANDELDYASQLDFDFHMRIVNLAGNAAIESILRGSADIMKESQRMPFYRRELVLSTYHEHRAILDALIAKNPAAAGAAIEAHISNAARRAGVFFPTPKG; from the coding sequence ATGAAAAATGTTCCGCACACCGTCACCGACGCCGCCATCGCCACGATCCGCGACCGGATCGAGAGCGGCTTCTATCCCGTCGGCAGCCTGTTGCCCGCGCAACGTCAATTGTCTGAAGAACTGGAGATCAGCCGCGCGTCGCTGCGCGAGGCGCTGTCGACGCTCGAAGCGCTCGGGATGCTGCGCATCCGTCCGGGCAAAGGCGTGTACGTCGAAAGCGCGCAGGCGAACGCCGTCCACGCCTGGCGCTTCGCCGAGCAATCGTCGCTGCCCGACACCTATCAGATGCGCTACGCGCTCGAAGGCTTCGCCGCGCGGATGGCCGCGCTCGCTGTCAGCGAGCAGGATCTCGCGTGGTTCGAGGAGAACGTCGCCGCGCTGCAGGAAGCGCTCGCGAACGACGAGCTCGACTACGCGTCGCAGCTCGACTTCGACTTCCACATGCGGATCGTCAATCTTGCCGGCAATGCGGCGATCGAGTCGATCCTGCGCGGCAGCGCGGACATCATGAAGGAAAGCCAGCGGATGCCGTTCTATCGGCGCGAGCTCGTGCTGTCGACGTATCACGAGCATCGCGCGATTCTCGACGCGCTGATCGCGAAGAACCCCGCCGCGGCGGGCGCGGCGATCGAAGCGCACATCTCGAACGCCGCGCGGCGCGCGGGCGTGTTCTTTCCGACGCCGAAGGGCTGA
- a CDS encoding carbonic anhydrase — protein sequence MQDIIEGFLKFQRDAFPQRSALFKRLAASQRPRALFISCSDSRLVPELVTQREPGDLFVIRNAGNIVPSFGPEPGGVSASVEYAVAVLEVADVVVCGHSDCGAMTAIASCACLDHLPAVRGWLRYADAAKCVNEAREHAGEQARVDSMVRENVVAQLANLNTHPCVRLALEQGRLALHGWVYDIETGSINALDGATGRFVSLADHPDVRATRPRLNRVA from the coding sequence ATGCAGGACATCATCGAAGGATTTCTGAAGTTCCAGCGCGATGCGTTTCCTCAGCGCTCCGCACTGTTCAAGCGCCTCGCCGCGAGCCAGCGGCCGCGCGCGCTCTTCATCTCGTGCTCGGATAGCCGCCTCGTGCCCGAGCTCGTCACGCAGCGCGAACCAGGCGACCTGTTCGTGATCCGCAACGCTGGCAACATTGTGCCGTCGTTCGGCCCCGAGCCGGGCGGCGTGTCGGCGTCCGTCGAATACGCGGTCGCCGTGCTCGAAGTCGCCGACGTCGTCGTGTGCGGCCACTCGGACTGCGGCGCGATGACCGCGATCGCGTCGTGCGCATGCCTCGACCATCTGCCCGCCGTGCGCGGCTGGCTGCGCTACGCGGACGCCGCGAAATGCGTGAACGAAGCGCGCGAGCATGCAGGCGAGCAGGCGCGCGTCGATTCGATGGTGCGCGAGAACGTCGTCGCGCAGCTCGCGAACCTCAACACGCACCCTTGCGTGCGGCTCGCGCTCGAGCAAGGGCGCCTCGCGCTGCACGGCTGGGTGTACGACATCGAAACCGGCTCGATCAACGCGCTCGACGGCGCGACGGGCCGCTTCGTCTCGCTCGCCGACCACCCGGACGTGCGTGCGACGCGGCCGCGGCTCAATCGCGTCGCGTGA
- the cynR gene encoding transcriptional regulator CynR — MLLRHIRYFLAVAEQGNFTRAAEALHVSQPTLSQQIRQLEDTLGVQLFDRSARTLRLTEFGAAYARHARAALQQLEAGRRAVHDVESLQSGSLRLAMTPTFSAYLIGWLIDGFNARYPNLKLTIREMPQEQIEPLLADDELDVGIAFDPAQSPEIEATPLWVETLALVVGRDHRYARRRKPLSAGEAGDESLILLSRAFATRSKVDQYFHRNGVTPRVAIEVNSISAMLEMVRGGRIATVLPSAIAARHDDLCAIRLEPPLPRRTAALLTRKGGYRSAAMRAFIDYALARRHEVSKGGGASRGDEAAGDDE; from the coding sequence ATGCTGCTCCGACATATTCGCTATTTCCTCGCCGTCGCCGAGCAGGGGAATTTCACGCGCGCGGCCGAGGCGCTGCACGTGTCGCAGCCGACGCTGTCGCAGCAGATCCGTCAGCTCGAGGACACGCTCGGCGTGCAACTGTTCGACCGCTCGGCGCGCACGTTACGGCTGACCGAGTTCGGCGCCGCGTATGCGCGGCATGCGCGGGCCGCGTTGCAGCAGCTGGAGGCTGGGCGGCGTGCGGTGCACGACGTCGAGAGTCTGCAGAGCGGGTCGCTGCGGCTCGCGATGACGCCGACCTTCTCCGCATACCTGATCGGCTGGCTGATCGACGGCTTCAACGCGCGCTATCCGAACCTGAAGCTGACGATCCGCGAGATGCCGCAGGAGCAGATCGAGCCGCTGCTCGCCGACGACGAGCTCGACGTCGGGATTGCGTTCGACCCGGCGCAGTCGCCGGAAATCGAAGCGACGCCGCTGTGGGTTGAGACGCTCGCGCTCGTCGTTGGCCGCGATCACCGATATGCGCGGCGCCGCAAGCCGCTTTCGGCCGGCGAGGCCGGCGACGAGTCGCTGATTCTACTGAGCCGCGCGTTCGCGACGCGCAGCAAGGTCGATCAGTATTTCCATCGCAACGGCGTGACGCCGCGCGTCGCGATCGAGGTGAACTCGATCAGTGCGATGCTCGAGATGGTGCGCGGCGGCCGGATCGCGACGGTGTTGCCGTCGGCGATCGCCGCGCGTCATGACGACTTGTGCGCGATCCGGCTCGAGCCGCCGCTGCCGCGGCGCACCGCCGCGCTGCTGACGCGCAAGGGCGGTTATCGAAGCGCGGCGATGCGTGCGTTCATCGACTATGCGTTGGCGAGGCGGCATGAAGTCAGCAAGGGCGGCGGCGCGTCCAGGGGCGACGAGGCAGCGGGGGACGACGAGTAG
- the speE gene encoding polyamine aminopropyltransferase — translation MSSTLLFHPTPDAAYGFPNARRLARIASEHQEIEVWETSLLGRLFTLDGRPMTSVGDEFVYHECMTHPAALAHPAPRKALVLGGGDGGAARQLLKHPCIERIVVAELDPAVVDMARHFLGDVHQGALDDPRVELVIGDAARYVDHACEHFDLAVFDLTPPDSPAASLYTPEFYARLKRILTPQGAVSLHLGSPLFHGARIKALLAALRTRFAVVAPLCAHVPLYGSPWLMAIASDALDAASLFSHDVEERLAERRIDGLRFYDAKLHPALFTLPRALRDTLGIHR, via the coding sequence TTGAGCTCCACCCTCCTCTTCCATCCGACCCCCGACGCCGCCTACGGCTTTCCGAACGCCCGGCGGCTCGCGCGCATCGCATCCGAGCATCAGGAAATCGAGGTGTGGGAGACGTCGCTGCTCGGACGGCTCTTCACGCTCGACGGCAGGCCGATGACGTCGGTCGGCGACGAATTCGTCTATCACGAGTGCATGACGCACCCGGCCGCGCTCGCGCACCCGGCGCCCAGGAAAGCGCTCGTGCTGGGCGGCGGCGACGGCGGCGCCGCGCGCCAGTTGCTCAAGCATCCGTGCATCGAGCGAATCGTCGTCGCGGAGCTCGATCCGGCCGTCGTCGACATGGCGCGCCACTTTCTCGGCGACGTCCATCAGGGCGCGCTCGACGATCCGCGCGTCGAGCTCGTGATCGGCGACGCCGCGCGCTACGTCGACCACGCATGCGAGCACTTCGACCTCGCCGTGTTCGACCTGACGCCGCCCGACTCCCCCGCCGCGAGCCTCTATACGCCTGAGTTCTACGCGCGCTTGAAGCGCATCCTGACGCCGCAAGGCGCGGTGTCGCTGCACCTCGGCTCGCCGCTCTTCCACGGGGCGCGCATCAAGGCGCTGCTCGCCGCGCTGCGCACGCGCTTCGCGGTCGTCGCGCCGCTGTGCGCGCATGTGCCGCTGTACGGCTCGCCATGGCTGATGGCGATCGCGAGCGACGCGCTCGACGCGGCGTCGCTGTTCTCGCACGACGTCGAAGAGCGGCTCGCCGAACGGCGCATCGACGGATTGCGTTTCTACGACGCGAAGCTGCATCCCGCACTCTTCACGCTGCCGCGCGCGCTGCGCGATACTCTCGGCATACATCGCTAA
- a CDS encoding VOC family protein: MTDPRPAYVPWLTPYLTVRNAQASIQFFSDAFGFEKRDLIDEDGAIMHVEMSYRGQLIVMFAPEGAFGSTARTPKNSGATAPQSFYLYVDDVDATYGRALDAGAKSLTAPQDQFWGDRFAQIEDLDGYRWALARRIAA; encoded by the coding sequence ATGACCGACCCACGGCCGGCCTACGTGCCATGGTTGACCCCCTATCTGACGGTGCGCAACGCGCAGGCGTCGATTCAATTTTTCAGCGATGCATTCGGCTTCGAAAAGCGTGACTTGATCGACGAAGACGGCGCGATCATGCACGTCGAGATGTCGTACCGCGGCCAGTTGATCGTGATGTTCGCGCCCGAGGGCGCGTTCGGCTCGACGGCCCGCACGCCGAAAAATTCGGGCGCGACCGCGCCGCAGTCGTTTTATCTGTATGTCGACGACGTCGATGCGACCTACGGGCGCGCGCTCGACGCGGGCGCGAAATCACTGACCGCGCCGCAAGATCAGTTCTGGGGCGATCGCTTCGCGCAGATCGAGGATCTCGACGGGTACCGCTGGGCGCTCGCGCGGCGCATTGCCGCATGA
- a CDS encoding ribonuclease — MARKWLRNGALASVFAIVAVVAIGNIGVSPDSLVSAAYAREAAVVNGAAAQIDTVPASRLPREAVTTLSLIAAGGPYPYEKDGAVFGNYERILPKMRRGYYHEYTVPMPRARNRGARRIVCGGPLRRVDNCYYTGDHYNSFKRIVD; from the coding sequence ATGGCACGCAAGTGGCTCCGCAACGGCGCGCTCGCGTCCGTCTTCGCGATCGTCGCGGTTGTCGCGATAGGCAACATCGGCGTTTCGCCGGACAGTCTGGTTTCCGCCGCATATGCACGGGAAGCCGCCGTGGTAAATGGGGCGGCAGCGCAGATCGACACGGTCCCCGCGTCCCGGTTGCCGCGCGAGGCAGTGACCACGCTGAGCCTGATCGCCGCAGGCGGCCCCTATCCGTACGAGAAGGACGGTGCGGTATTCGGCAATTACGAACGAATTTTGCCGAAGATGCGGCGCGGCTATTACCACGAGTACACCGTGCCGATGCCGAGGGCCCGCAACCGCGGCGCACGGCGCATCGTCTGTGGCGGTCCCTTGAGGCGCGTCGACAATTGTTATTACACCGGCGACCACTACAACAGTTTCAAACGTATCGTTGATTGA
- the cynS gene encoding cyanase — MAQSQHCQSARQALTDRIVDAKTRKNLTFEQINEGTGLSVAFTTAALLGQHPLPADAARVVAAKLDLDDDTVRLLQTIPVRGSIPGGVPTDPTIYRFYEIVQVYGSTLKALIHEQFGDGIVSAINFKLDIKKVDDPEGGSRAVITLDGKYLPTRPF; from the coding sequence ATGGCCCAATCGCAACACTGCCAGTCCGCGCGTCAGGCGCTCACCGATCGCATCGTCGACGCGAAGACACGCAAGAACCTCACGTTCGAGCAGATCAACGAAGGCACCGGCCTGAGCGTCGCGTTCACGACGGCCGCGCTGCTCGGCCAGCATCCGCTGCCCGCCGACGCCGCGCGCGTCGTCGCCGCGAAGCTCGACCTCGACGACGACACCGTGCGCCTGCTGCAGACGATCCCCGTGCGCGGCAGCATCCCGGGCGGCGTTCCGACCGATCCGACGATCTACCGCTTCTACGAGATCGTGCAGGTCTACGGCTCGACGCTGAAGGCGCTGATCCACGAGCAGTTCGGCGACGGCATCGTCAGCGCGATCAACTTCAAGCTCGACATCAAGAAGGTCGACGATCCGGAAGGCGGCTCGCGCGCCGTCATCACGCTCGACGGCAAATATCTGCCGACGAGACCGTTCTGA
- a CDS encoding MFS transporter, whose translation MNPVTATPPALTRGMTLLFACACGIVIGNLYYSQPLLAAIASSFGRKPAELGYLVTLTQLGYACSLLVVVPLGDVVNRHALIVRLLCANVVALVAVASSTSYGFFIAANVCVGFVTCSTQLLVPFAASLADDASRGRAVGAVMSGLLLGILLARVVSGAIADWLGWRAVYAIAAALVLALAGVLATKLPKDRRTARLDYRKLMGSLATLVRSEPTLALRSAYGALVFACFSLLWTGLTFLLSAPPYRFSEGAIGLFGVVGAMGALAAGAAGRLVDRGHAHAATGLFAAAVLVSFAFIAAGTQSLVALVVGILLLDVGVQGLHISNQSVIYALATDARSRITTVYLTSYFIGGALGSAVASAAYRFDGWRGVCTAGGALSSMLVALWCVTHGMRVRRAAR comes from the coding sequence ATGAATCCCGTCACCGCCACCCCGCCCGCGCTGACGCGCGGAATGACGCTGCTGTTCGCGTGCGCTTGCGGCATCGTCATCGGCAACCTCTACTACTCGCAGCCGCTCCTCGCGGCGATCGCATCGAGCTTCGGGCGCAAGCCGGCCGAGCTCGGCTATCTCGTCACGCTGACCCAACTCGGCTATGCGTGCAGCCTGCTCGTCGTCGTGCCGCTCGGCGACGTCGTCAATCGCCACGCGCTGATCGTGCGGCTGCTATGCGCGAACGTCGTCGCGCTCGTCGCGGTCGCGTCGAGCACGAGCTACGGCTTCTTCATCGCGGCGAACGTATGTGTCGGCTTCGTTACGTGCTCGACGCAGTTGCTCGTGCCGTTCGCCGCATCGCTCGCCGACGACGCATCGCGCGGCCGCGCGGTCGGCGCCGTGATGAGCGGCCTCTTGCTCGGCATCCTGCTCGCGCGCGTCGTGTCGGGCGCGATCGCCGACTGGCTCGGCTGGCGCGCCGTCTATGCGATCGCGGCAGCGCTCGTGCTCGCGCTCGCCGGCGTGCTCGCGACGAAGCTGCCGAAGGATCGCCGCACCGCGCGCCTCGATTATCGAAAGCTGATGGGCTCGCTCGCGACGCTCGTGCGCAGCGAGCCAACGCTCGCGCTGCGCTCCGCCTACGGCGCGCTCGTGTTCGCGTGCTTCAGCCTGCTGTGGACGGGCCTCACGTTCCTCTTGAGCGCGCCGCCCTATCGCTTCAGCGAAGGCGCAATCGGTCTGTTCGGCGTCGTCGGCGCGATGGGCGCGCTCGCGGCGGGCGCGGCGGGCCGGCTCGTCGACCGCGGCCACGCCCATGCGGCGACGGGCCTCTTCGCAGCCGCCGTGCTCGTGTCGTTCGCGTTCATCGCGGCGGGCACGCAGTCGCTCGTCGCGCTCGTCGTGGGCATTCTGCTGCTCGACGTCGGCGTGCAAGGGCTGCACATCTCGAACCAGAGCGTCATCTATGCGCTCGCCACCGACGCGCGCAGCCGCATCACGACCGTCTATCTGACGAGCTACTTCATCGGCGGCGCGCTCGGGTCGGCCGTCGCGAGCGCCGCGTACCGCTTCGACGGCTGGCGCGGCGTGTGCACCGCGGGCGGCGCGCTGTCGAGCATGCTCGTCGCGCTGTGGTGCGTGACGCATGGCATGCGCGTGAGGCGCGCCGCCCGCTGA